A part of Streptomyces sp. NBC_01235 genomic DNA contains:
- a CDS encoding class I SAM-dependent methyltransferase — MPNAQETAVYTHGHHESVLRSHTWRTAANSAGYLLGSLKPHMKVLDIGCGPGTITADLAALVPDGHVTGVDHAPGILEQARATADERGLTNIDFAVADVHALEYPDDTFCVVHAHQVLQHVGDPVQSLREMLRVTKPGGYVAVRDADYAAMTWYPASPGMDDWLDLYHRVARANGGEPDAGRRLKSWALAAGFTDITATSATWTFSTPEERAWWSGLWADRTLASAYAERATRGGHATVEQLRAASAAWREWGQRADGWFGVLHGEILCRKEV; from the coding sequence ATGCCGAATGCGCAGGAGACCGCCGTCTACACGCACGGACACCACGAGTCGGTGCTGCGTTCGCACACCTGGCGGACCGCCGCCAACTCCGCGGGCTACCTGCTCGGCTCGCTGAAGCCGCACATGAAGGTCCTGGACATCGGCTGCGGGCCGGGCACCATCACCGCCGACCTGGCCGCACTGGTCCCCGACGGGCACGTCACCGGCGTCGACCACGCGCCGGGGATCCTGGAGCAGGCACGGGCCACGGCCGACGAACGCGGCCTGACCAACATCGACTTCGCGGTCGCCGATGTGCACGCCCTGGAATACCCCGACGACACGTTCTGCGTCGTCCACGCCCACCAGGTGCTCCAGCACGTGGGCGACCCGGTGCAGTCGCTGCGCGAGATGCTGCGGGTGACGAAGCCCGGCGGGTACGTCGCGGTCCGCGACGCGGACTACGCGGCGATGACCTGGTACCCCGCCTCGCCCGGTATGGACGACTGGCTGGACCTGTACCACCGGGTGGCCCGGGCCAACGGCGGTGAGCCGGACGCCGGACGCCGGCTGAAGTCCTGGGCGCTGGCCGCCGGCTTCACCGACATCACGGCCACCTCAGCCACCTGGACCTTCAGCACCCCCGAGGAGCGGGCCTGGTGGAGCGGCCTGTGGGCCGACCGCACCCTCGCCTCGGCGTACGCGGAGCGCGCCACGCGGGGCGGCCACGCCACGGTGGAACAGCTGCGCGCCGCGTCGGCGGCCTGGCGGGAGTGGGGGCAGCGGGCGGACGGCTGGTTCGGTGTCCTGCACGGAGAGATTCTGTGCCGAAAGGAAGTCTAA
- a CDS encoding gas vesicle protein — protein MSMPSRLPEPYGQGSGANLADILERVLDKGIVIAGDIRINLLDIELLTIKLRLIVASVDKAKEMGIDWWEDDPALSSGARRKELARENAELRERLARLEELEPGLAREEAPRTARRNVREESP, from the coding sequence ATGAGCATGCCGAGCCGGCTTCCGGAGCCGTACGGCCAGGGCAGCGGGGCCAACCTCGCCGACATCCTGGAACGCGTGCTCGACAAGGGCATCGTCATCGCGGGCGACATCCGGATCAACCTGCTCGACATCGAGCTGCTCACCATCAAGCTCCGCCTCATCGTCGCCTCCGTCGACAAGGCGAAGGAGATGGGCATCGACTGGTGGGAGGACGACCCGGCCCTGTCCTCCGGCGCCCGGCGCAAGGAGCTCGCGCGGGAGAACGCCGAGCTGCGGGAGCGACTGGCGCGGCTGGAGGAACTGGAGCCGGGCCTTGCCCGGGAGGAAGCGCCCCGGACCGCCCGTAGGAACGTCCGAGAGGAGTCCCCGTGA
- a CDS encoding gas vesicle protein K yields MTDRPSRNRKRLDLEPDTVERDLVKLVLTVVELLRQLMERQALRRFDTGDLSEEQEERIGLTLMLLDDRMTELRERYGLRPEDLNLDLGPLGPLLPRE; encoded by the coding sequence GTGACGGACCGTCCCAGCCGTAACCGTAAGCGTCTCGACCTGGAGCCCGACACCGTCGAGCGCGATCTGGTCAAACTCGTGCTGACCGTCGTGGAGTTGCTGCGCCAGCTGATGGAACGGCAGGCGCTGCGCCGCTTCGACACGGGCGATCTGAGCGAGGAGCAGGAGGAGCGGATCGGCCTCACGCTGATGCTGCTCGACGACCGTATGACCGAGCTGCGCGAACGCTACGGACTGCGGCCCGAGGACCTGAATCTGGACCTCGGGCCGCTCGGACCGCTGCTTCCCCGGGAATGA
- a CDS encoding histidine phosphatase family protein, translating to MRLLLVRHGQTPTNVDYLLDTAVPGPGLTRLGEQQAAALPQALADEDIEALYASTLVRTQLTAAPLAAARGLDVLVRDGLREISAGDLEMLPGDSESGELYMRTVFAWAAGDVDRRMPGGENGTEFLARYDAVVAEAAASGARTVALVSHGAAIRAWSATRAGNVDVPFAAAHRLANTGTVVLEGSPADGWKALSWAGETVVPAEEAGPAGQPVEGAGG from the coding sequence ATGCGACTGCTGCTCGTCCGTCACGGCCAGACCCCCACGAACGTGGACTACCTCCTCGACACCGCCGTCCCCGGCCCCGGCCTCACCCGACTCGGCGAACAGCAGGCCGCCGCCCTGCCGCAGGCCCTCGCCGACGAGGACATCGAGGCCCTCTACGCCTCCACCCTCGTGCGCACCCAGCTCACCGCCGCCCCGCTGGCCGCCGCGCGCGGTCTCGACGTCCTCGTCCGCGACGGGCTCCGGGAGATCTCCGCGGGTGACCTGGAGATGCTCCCCGGCGACTCCGAGTCCGGCGAGCTCTACATGCGCACGGTGTTCGCCTGGGCGGCGGGCGACGTGGACCGGCGGATGCCTGGCGGCGAGAACGGCACCGAGTTCCTCGCCCGGTACGACGCCGTGGTCGCCGAGGCCGCGGCGAGCGGCGCCCGGACCGTCGCCCTGGTCAGCCACGGCGCCGCGATCCGCGCCTGGTCGGCCACCCGCGCCGGCAACGTCGACGTCCCCTTCGCCGCGGCCCACCGCCTCGCCAACACCGGCACGGTCGTCCTGGAGGGGTCCCCGGCCGACGGCTGGAAGGCCCTGTCCTGGGCGGGCGAGACGGTCGTGCCGGCGGAGGAGGCCGGACCCGCGGGGCAGCCGGTGGAGGGCGCCGGCGGCTGA
- a CDS encoding SRPBCC family protein translates to MTETLGSAKSATSAASGAGKAAGGTPLDGVVHSEAADRLKEEVQEYLAAQATRLLTGVGHKLGETTAKLNDIAEGNSPGFAKLALDGGRKIAEGKGPLRSALELGASRAKDKVTSALKNLGGKGKRKKSAGKKPTVIMETIDVGVPLRTAYDQWTQYQDFSTFAKGVKAANRADETTSDWQAKVFWSNRSWKAKTTEQVPDDRIAWTSEGAKGTTKGVVSFHELAENLTRILLVIEYYPSGLFEKTGNIWRAQGRRARLDLKNFSRFITIKGEAEDSWRGEIRDGEVVRSHEDAVAEEAEESEESEESEENGEPEEGAEARDAEDGRGEDDEEYEAEDKAPYAEDEEGEPEGEYEEEEEEGEPEGAEGEYEEYDEEEPEDEEAYAKGGSRR, encoded by the coding sequence ATGACCGAGACCCTCGGATCCGCCAAGTCAGCCACGTCTGCGGCTTCCGGCGCCGGCAAGGCGGCCGGCGGCACCCCGCTCGACGGAGTGGTCCACAGCGAGGCCGCCGACCGGCTCAAGGAAGAGGTGCAGGAGTACCTCGCCGCGCAGGCCACGCGCCTGCTGACCGGCGTCGGCCACAAGCTCGGGGAGACCACGGCCAAACTCAACGACATCGCCGAGGGCAACAGCCCGGGCTTCGCCAAACTCGCCCTCGATGGCGGTCGAAAGATCGCCGAGGGCAAGGGGCCGCTCCGCTCCGCGCTCGAGCTCGGCGCCTCGCGAGCCAAGGACAAGGTGACCAGTGCCCTGAAGAACCTCGGCGGCAAGGGCAAGCGCAAGAAGAGCGCGGGCAAGAAGCCGACCGTGATCATGGAGACGATCGACGTCGGCGTACCGCTGCGCACCGCCTACGACCAGTGGACGCAGTACCAGGACTTCAGCACCTTCGCCAAGGGCGTCAAGGCCGCGAACCGCGCCGACGAAACCACCAGCGACTGGCAGGCGAAGGTCTTCTGGTCCAACCGCAGCTGGAAGGCGAAGACCACCGAACAGGTGCCGGACGACCGGATCGCCTGGACCTCCGAGGGCGCCAAGGGTACGACCAAGGGCGTCGTCTCCTTCCATGAACTCGCCGAAAATCTCACCCGGATCCTGCTGGTCATCGAGTACTACCCCTCGGGCCTGTTCGAGAAGACCGGCAACATCTGGCGCGCCCAGGGCCGCCGAGCCCGCCTCGATCTGAAGAACTTCTCCCGCTTCATCACCATCAAGGGGGAGGCGGAGGACAGCTGGCGCGGTGAGATCCGCGACGGCGAGGTCGTCCGCTCGCATGAGGACGCGGTGGCCGAGGAGGCCGAGGAGAGCGAGGAGAGCGAGGAGAGCGAGGAGAACGGCGAGCCCGAGGAGGGCGCCGAGGCGCGGGATGCCGAGGACGGCCGCGGGGAGGACGATGAGGAGTACGAGGCCGAGGACAAGGCCCCGTACGCCGAGGACGAGGAAGGGGAGCCCGAGGGCGAGTACGAGGAGGAAGAGGAGGAGGGCGAGCCTGAGGGCGCCGAGGGCGAGTACGAGGAGTACGACGAGGAGGAGCCCGAGGACGAGGAAGCCTACGCCAAGGGCGGTAGCCGGCGATGA
- a CDS encoding GvpL/GvpF family gas vesicle protein, which yields MTGLRYVYAVCHPLGAPLQADLSGVAGDPPRLLTHGGLVAVVSHVPERDFAEEPLRRHLEDLDWLTETARAHQQVIDALTAVTTPLPLRLATVFRDDSGVRVMMEEREDDFRRTLDRLEGRVEWGVKVYVASEAQEAEPTTAKPASGRDYLMQRRTKARAHEDSWQRAERFAGRLHTTLSAHADDARLHPPQNAALSKAPGQNVLNAAYLVPRAESEEFVEIVDRTKGEESGLRVELTGPWAAYSFVESAGESGAGQPGEPGEEGA from the coding sequence GTGACCGGACTGCGCTACGTGTACGCCGTCTGCCACCCCCTCGGCGCGCCCCTCCAGGCCGACCTGTCGGGCGTGGCGGGCGATCCGCCCAGACTGCTCACCCACGGCGGTCTCGTCGCCGTGGTCAGCCATGTGCCGGAGCGGGACTTCGCGGAGGAGCCGCTCCGTCGCCATCTGGAGGACCTGGACTGGCTCACCGAGACCGCCCGTGCCCACCAGCAGGTGATCGACGCGCTCACCGCCGTCACCACTCCGCTGCCGCTGCGGCTCGCCACCGTGTTCCGGGACGACAGCGGCGTCCGCGTGATGATGGAGGAGCGCGAGGACGACTTCCGGCGCACCCTGGACCGGCTCGAGGGGCGGGTCGAGTGGGGCGTGAAGGTGTACGTCGCGTCCGAGGCGCAGGAGGCCGAGCCGACGACGGCCAAGCCCGCCTCGGGCCGTGACTACCTGATGCAGCGGCGCACGAAGGCCCGTGCCCACGAGGACAGTTGGCAGCGTGCCGAGCGATTCGCCGGGCGCCTGCACACGACATTGTCCGCGCACGCCGACGACGCCCGCCTCCATCCGCCGCAGAACGCCGCCCTGTCCAAGGCTCCCGGACAGAATGTGCTGAACGCCGCCTATCTCGTGCCGCGGGCCGAATCCGAGGAATTCGTGGAAATCGTGGATCGCACCAAGGGAGAGGAATCCGGACTGCGTGTGGAACTCACCGGACCATGGGCGGCCTATTCCTTCGTGGAGTCCGCCGGAGAGTCCGGGGCCGGGCAGCCGGGGGAGCCGGGGGAGGAGGGTGCATGA
- a CDS encoding hydrophobic protein, with the protein MVPILLVLLLVLILFGAGFAVKLLWWIAIAVLVVWLLGFLFRGTSAAGGRGRWYRW; encoded by the coding sequence ATGGTTCCCATCTTGCTGGTACTGCTGCTGGTGCTGATTCTTTTCGGTGCCGGATTCGCAGTGAAATTGCTGTGGTGGATCGCGATCGCGGTTCTCGTCGTCTGGCTGCTGGGTTTCCTGTTCCGCGGAACCTCGGCAGCGGGAGGCAGGGGCCGTTGGTACCGGTGGTGA
- a CDS encoding ABC-F family ATP-binding cassette domain-containing protein: MGHLEAAHLEYYLPDGRALLGDVSFRVGEGAVVALVGPNGAGKTTLLRLISGELKPHGGTVTVTGGLGVMRQFVGSVRDETTVRDLLVSVAPPRIREVARAVDKAEHAIMTVDDEAAQLQYAQALSDWAEVRGYEAETLWDMCTAAALGVPYDKAQFRLVRTLSGGEQKRLVLEALLRGTDEVLLLDEPDNYLDVPGKRWLEERLKETRKTVLFVSHDRELLSRAAEKIVSVEPGPAGADAWVHGGGFATYHEARRERFARFEELRRRWDEKHAQLKKLVLNLRQAASISHELASRYQAAQTRLRKFEEAGPPPEPPREQDITMRLKGGRTGVRAVTCKGLELTGLMKPFDLEVFYGERVAVLGSNGSGKSHFLRLLAGDTVAHTGEWKLGARVVPGHFAQTHAHPELLGRTLLDILWKEHAQDRGAAMSRLRRYELTQQAEQTFDRLSGGQQARFQILLLELEGVTALLLDEPTDNLDLESAEALQEGLEAFEGTVLAVTHDRWFARSFDRYLVFGTDGRVRETPEPVWDERRVERAR; encoded by the coding sequence ATGGGACACCTGGAAGCCGCGCACCTCGAGTACTACCTCCCCGACGGGAGGGCGTTGCTCGGCGACGTGTCCTTCCGGGTCGGTGAAGGGGCCGTGGTGGCCCTCGTCGGACCCAACGGCGCGGGCAAGACGACCCTGCTGCGGCTGATCTCGGGCGAGCTGAAACCGCACGGCGGGACCGTCACCGTGACCGGCGGCCTGGGTGTGATGCGCCAGTTCGTGGGCTCCGTACGCGACGAGACGACCGTGCGCGACCTGCTGGTCTCCGTCGCCCCGCCCCGTATCCGCGAGGTCGCGCGGGCCGTCGACAAGGCCGAGCACGCGATCATGACCGTCGACGACGAGGCCGCCCAGCTCCAGTATGCGCAGGCCCTCTCCGACTGGGCGGAGGTGCGCGGGTACGAGGCCGAGACGCTGTGGGACATGTGCACCGCGGCCGCGCTCGGCGTCCCCTACGACAAGGCCCAGTTCCGCCTCGTGCGCACCCTCTCCGGCGGCGAACAGAAGCGGCTCGTGCTGGAGGCGCTGCTGCGCGGCACCGACGAGGTCCTGCTGCTGGACGAGCCCGACAACTACCTCGACGTGCCCGGAAAGCGGTGGCTGGAGGAACGGCTGAAGGAGACCCGCAAGACGGTCCTCTTCGTCTCCCACGACCGCGAACTCCTCTCCCGCGCAGCCGAGAAGATCGTCTCCGTCGAGCCCGGTCCGGCCGGCGCCGACGCCTGGGTGCACGGTGGCGGCTTCGCCACGTACCACGAGGCCCGCCGAGAACGCTTCGCCCGCTTCGAGGAGTTGCGCCGCCGCTGGGACGAGAAGCACGCCCAGCTGAAGAAGCTGGTCCTGAATCTCCGTCAGGCCGCCTCCATCAGCCATGAGTTGGCCTCCCGCTACCAGGCCGCCCAGACCCGGCTGCGCAAGTTCGAGGAGGCCGGCCCGCCGCCGGAGCCGCCGCGCGAGCAGGACATCACGATGCGCCTCAAGGGCGGCCGTACCGGGGTAAGGGCCGTCACCTGCAAGGGACTTGAGCTCACCGGTCTGATGAAGCCCTTCGACCTGGAGGTCTTCTACGGCGAGCGGGTCGCCGTCCTCGGCTCCAACGGCTCGGGCAAGTCGCACTTCCTGCGCCTGCTGGCCGGCGACACCGTGGCGCACACGGGGGAGTGGAAGCTCGGCGCGCGCGTGGTGCCCGGGCACTTCGCGCAGACCCACGCCCACCCCGAGCTGCTGGGCCGCACCCTCCTGGACATCCTGTGGAAGGAACACGCCCAGGACCGGGGCGCGGCCATGTCCCGGCTGCGCCGGTACGAGCTGACCCAGCAGGCCGAGCAGACCTTCGACCGGCTCTCCGGCGGCCAGCAGGCCCGCTTCCAGATCCTGCTGCTCGAACTGGAGGGTGTCACGGCCCTGCTCCTCGACGAGCCCACCGACAACCTCGACCTGGAGTCCGCCGAGGCACTCCAGGAGGGACTGGAGGCCTTCGAGGGCACGGTCCTCGCCGTCACCCACGACCGCTGGTTCGCCCGCTCCTTCGACCGCTACCTGGTCTTCGGCACGGACGGCCGGGTCCGGGAGACCCCGGAGCCGGTGTGGGACGAGCGGCGCGTGGAGCGGGCCAGGTAG
- a CDS encoding DNA primase — translation MNRMGLGLAVGAGYVLGRTKKLKMAFAIGSLVAGKKLNLTPRALGDLLSQQLRDNPQFKEIGDQLRQDLRGVGKAASGAMVERQMDALADRLHGRTSQVRDQLEGVVPGTDEDGEQEADEEYEEPQDAQDEEEGEVEDEEPQDTSEEDEEQDEDEEEEPPRKTAAKKAPAKKTAKKAAAKKAPAKKAPARRTAEKRTASAGKTATRTASRTASGSGSRARRPKGGGDR, via the coding sequence AAGATGGCCTTCGCCATCGGCTCGCTGGTGGCCGGCAAGAAGCTGAACCTGACCCCGCGGGCGCTCGGGGACCTTCTCTCGCAGCAACTGCGGGACAACCCGCAGTTCAAGGAGATCGGGGACCAGCTGCGCCAGGATCTGCGCGGGGTCGGCAAGGCCGCCTCCGGCGCCATGGTCGAGCGGCAGATGGACGCGCTCGCGGACCGGCTGCACGGCCGCACCTCCCAGGTGCGCGACCAGCTCGAGGGCGTCGTGCCCGGCACGGACGAGGACGGCGAGCAGGAGGCCGACGAGGAGTACGAGGAGCCTCAGGACGCCCAGGACGAGGAAGAGGGCGAGGTAGAGGACGAGGAGCCGCAGGACACCTCCGAGGAGGACGAGGAGCAGGACGAGGACGAGGAAGAGGAACCGCCGAGGAAGACGGCGGCGAAGAAGGCGCCGGCGAAGAAGACGGCCAAGAAGGCCGCCGCGAAGAAGGCGCCCGCCAAGAAGGCCCCGGCCCGCAGGACGGCCGAGAAGAGGACCGCGTCGGCCGGGAAGACGGCCACGCGGACCGCATCCAGGACTGCCTCGGGCAGCGGCTCCCGCGCCCGGCGGCCGAAGGGAGGCGGCGACCGATGA
- a CDS encoding gas vesicle protein — protein sequence MTVVERREVALVDLLDRLLAGGVVVTGDITLRIADVDLVRIDLNALISSVNDQVPSPWGELL from the coding sequence ATGACCGTCGTGGAGCGCCGTGAGGTCGCCCTCGTCGACCTGCTCGACCGGCTGCTGGCCGGCGGGGTCGTCGTCACGGGGGACATCACCCTGCGCATCGCGGACGTCGACCTGGTCCGCATCGACCTGAACGCGCTGATCAGCTCGGTCAACGACCAGGTGCCGTCGCCCTGGGGGGAGTTGCTGTGA